One Magnolia sinica isolate HGM2019 chromosome 2, MsV1, whole genome shotgun sequence genomic window, TATGTGATACCCACTAGATAAATGGTCCTGCCTACCAAAAACACGAACATAATGAAGCGTGCACCACAAATATTACTTTTCAAAGGTTTATACTGATGCACGAGTTTCTGAGGAAAATGTTTGGTCTGGAACGGAAAATGAGAAGTTTGGTTTGTAAGAAAACAAAAGGcagttgtaattttttttacaaaatttttgatccGTAATTTGTCAGATTCACTGATAAAGAAATTCCTTTTTGTAGCTTGCAttcaaaaaatgatttttttttccctacaTTTTCGTGTGCAGCTCAATATTGTGGAAGGCAAGATGCAGTATTTGTTTGATGAGAATGGAAAGCGTTATCTCGATGCTTTTGCAGGTATTGTCACAGTATCTTGTGGGCATTGTCATCCAGATGTTGTTAACGCTGTCATGGAGCAAACGAAACTTCTCCAGCACACTACAACTATATACTTACACCATGCGATTGCCGAATTCGCAGAAGCCCTAGCGTCAAAAATGCCGGGTAACCTAAAGGTTGTTTTATCTTTAAGTTTTTAACGCACTTTGCAGGGTTGAACTCTGTAATTTAAACCATGATACGATTTTTAAAGGGTTTTGTTAACCTCTACCATGTTGATGAGATGTGTTAACCATCACCTGCACTCATCAGGGAAGGTGCTTATAGGTCTGGGCCATCGATTAGGATAGCCACAAAAATTGGATGATAGGTGCTTTCTTACGAGAATTGTATCAACACACCCATGTAATGGACATCGCTGGTGGATGATAGGTGCTCTGTTACAAGAATTGTATCAACAAACCCAATTAACTGAGATCGCCAGTGACTTTTATCCTCTGCATGGTGCTGGCCATCCAATCGATCTGTTCTTTTGGCAGTGACCGATACAAGAAGTGGCCACTCAATCTATGAGTGCCATTCGCCCTCTTGGTGAAGCTTGACAAAACCCCTTATTAAATTATAGCATATTCTTTTGTTTGGTACAATAAATTGTTGGTTTGACTTTGATCTAAGCATTGAAATGTAGTTAGGAGCTCCATACCACTGGAATATGGCTCTAtaaactttttcttttcttcttctttttaagagATTGTTTGGTGCTTTAATCATGATAAGGAGGTATTAATAATTACATTGTTTTGTAATTGAAGAAACAGTGTCTATATGTTCTTATAATGGAGGAAACAGTGTCTTGGAAAACTGAATCAGATAAATCACGTGAAAGGGGAGATTTTCATCATGATAAGGAAGTTCATGGAAAGATGAAAATAAAAGTGGACAAGAAGTTGTTATTGGAAATAATATATGACTAAAGTTTTGCATGGTTAGTGTCTTTCTGATTGGGAATGCAGGTTACAGTTTCTTCTGAAAGATCAAGCTGTGTGGAACCATCATTTGGTTTTCTTCCACCATTGAGAAAATGCTTAACATGTGATTTTGCTGATACACTGCAACTACCTAGGATTTAGGGGCTGTTTGTTTATCACTATGTCACCGAAATCTTAAAAACAGATTTCGGCCACTTAATATGTTATTTTAGGTGTTTTTTTTAACACACTTAAAAATAGTCCTTAATTAAAATTAATCACGGAATTAATTCAGGGGTGGTGTATGCGCCAAAAGCGGTAAGTGATGCGGCCAGAATGCGGTAAGTGGCTTTGGGttaatttttttctataaatGACAACTTTGCCCCTTCCATATGTGATCCAATTCTGGAACCCACTCCATTTTGATGTGACAAAGTCATGTGGGctacactatgatgtatttgttatatccacaccatgcatccaaTTATCCATATCATAatagggcatggcccaaaaaatgaggcagatccaaaattcaagtggaccacaccacagaaagcagtggggacaatgacttccaccattgaaaccttcctagggttcaccatgatgtttattttccatccgacctattcataaggtcacacagacctgggtgaagggaaaacacaaatatcagcttgatgagttgatccaaaacttgtggccccaagaagttttcaatggtggtgttcaattcccactgttttctgtggtgtgatgcagttgagctttggatctgtctcgtttttgggctcatgcgctaaaatgatctgacaaaatggatggactgtgtggatttaacacatatcattggtagggcccacttaactttgccatgtcaacacGTCCTTGGTGTTGTGTTCACTACCCCATCCAAGTCTGCCAAATCCAGTAGTTGAGGGGTGTTACCCTGTTAACACGTTAGTGGATGTTTCCCTGaccgcggggcccaccttgatgtatgtgttgtatatctacaccgtccatcaattctacagctcattttaggccatggtcccaaaaattaagctgatccaaatatcaagtggaccacaccacatgaaatagtggtcatggaacgctcaccattaaaaacttactaaggcccaacgtaatgtttatttgccatccaacttgttgataaggtcacaaagaccgggGGGTGGGGTTGTGGTTGTAGCATTCAATCCTTGCTGtttggttcacttaagatttggatctgcttcatttttgggaccatggcataaaatgagatgtaaaactgatggacggtgtggatgtacaccacacatcaaggtgggccctacggtcagggcaacacccactaacgtgttaccaGTAACCCCTAATCCGACGCAGATTGCCAGCGAAATCCTttagcaggaacttcctgccacgggaagttaggtggggtccactgcaatgtttgtgagaaatccacctggtccacccatcatgttaggacatgggcccatTAGGTAAAATTGCCAAATTTCAAACAGTTTTGCCAAACAGAAATTTTTGGATTCAATACTAAATTTCAGTGTTCAGGAAATTTTTTAGACAGTTTACCAACGGGCATTCCAGCACATATCAGTACGCAATGGATCCGGTACTTGAATTAATTTTGGACTTTTTTCTTATTCAGTTTACCTAACGCACCCTTAGTGAAGTTCCAtgatgtcattttttttttttctggataaTAACCCATAATTTTTGATGAATTGCTGCACAAGATTCTATATTGCCATGCACTATTTAATATTCTCGACGGCCATTTCTCCTGATTCAGGATTGACAGGTGGCAATATCAGGTTTGTTGCTGCATGCTTTCTCTTAGTCACTGGGTATACTATCTATTCAGTTTGGTGTAGAGTTCCCCAGTTACTTGAAAGTATTAAGGAGTGCTTACCCTCGAGAATGGCATTGCTAGTCCATTTTTTAGCATTTCAAATGATACGTTTGTTTTCCTTTGTTTATATTTTTGAGTTTTGTAATCCCTCATGTTGATCGTTGTGTATGCTTTAGGAGCATCTTTCTTCATTTTGGAATGCCCTTTGCTCTTGTGCTCTCGCATGTAAAACTATTGAGAAGTAGTTGTTTAGTGTCCACGGTGCTTCTGTTTCTCGAAATAGTTATTTTATGCACAGAATGCTGCTAATAACCAGTCTTGAATAAAATGCAGGTTGTATACTTTGTCAATTCTGGGACTGAAGCTAATGAATTAGCCATGCTGATGGCTCGACTATATAGTGGAAATCTTGGCATGATTGCCCTAAGAAATGCATATCATGGTGGTAGTGCGGGAACAATTGGATTAACTGCACTAAATACTTGGAAGTATGCAATACCACAGGTTGGTATTTTAGTCAGAAACTTTATAGGATTCATTtccatatagtgagattttggtAGCTTATTTCTTCTACGATAGACATTTGCCTCTTAGTAGCCATTAACGATATTGTTCACTTAGTTTCCAGTTCTGAAATGCATTTTTCAAAccgcaattttttttcttttttctgttgcTGTTCTTATATGTGCATGGCCATTTGCTGAGTTACAATTGGATGATTAGTCTATAAAAAATTCACATAGATGCAACATCTACTGCCCATGAAATGCTTCTCAATTTTATCTTGTATCACATACGCCCCTACTGCTGATATAACTGGGCTATaatgacccatcaaatgcatgtttCTTGCACCTGATATCTCCACAAGATGCACCACTGGTAGACTTATGCTTGTTACTTGTAATCAATTGTTCTGCACTTTGACATTTAGGTGATTATGGTCCAACATTTTATTGCTTGTCTAAGCGACATGAGGGTTTAAAGTTTATACTTTGGCAAGGATCCTCTTTAACTTTTTCAATCATACATGTTCTATTTTATGGGTTATCAatccatattttttaaaaattgacaaGCTTTGTTGAAGAAAGTAAACCCAAGAGTTCAGAAAACCAAGTTGCCAGGTGTCAAGATATATCTGTACATTAGTATAGTGGTATATCTGTACATTAGTATAGTGGGCACCATTCAGGTAAAAAGATAATATAACAAAATATGCAACAAAGGAACAGTCAACCCAAGTATTTCTCACTGCTTGCTGAAGTTTGTCTAATAATATCCCCCCCTCTCTATTCCATGTTATTTAAGCTGATGAAGAGTTTGCTTGTTTTAGCTtctaacacttttttttttttttttcatatctggAGAGATTATTTGTCTCATACAGATAGTATACTGTTGTGGGTAGAAATTTAAGAAAGCAAACACTTTGAAAGGCACATTTGACCATATCCACATCACCTCACCGAAATTTCTTCCAAAACTTCTACAGGGGGAAATTCATCACGTTGTAAATCCAGATCCATATCGTGGGGTATTTGGCTCTGATGCTGCCCGTTATGCCAAAGATGTACAAGATCATATTGACTACGGCAGTCCTGGAAAAGTAGCAGGCTTCATTGCAGAAACCATTCAGGTAAAAGTCAATTTCTTTAGTGGTATCAGTCTACATTTGGTATTTGTTGATACCAAAAGGACACATCTATGTTTCTCTGCTCAATGCAATTTCTCAATTTGACAATTTCTAGGGAGTCGGAGGAGCAGTTGAATTGGCCCCTGGATACCTGAAACTAGTGTATGATATTGTACGGAAGGCTGGCGGTGTCTGCATTGCTGATGAAGTTCAGAGTGGATTTGGTCGAACTGGAAGCCATTACTGGGGATTTGAAACGCAAGGTGTCATTCCTGATATAGTCACGATGGCAAAGGTCTCTTATTTGCCCTCATGACTCTGTTATCTCGTAACACTTTCTTGCATTTTTATCCGATCTGGTTATTCTTTTCTTTCATAATATGGCCTCATTGGTTTACCCTGTCAAAGTTCTCGATGTTGTAACTGTTGTGAGGAGTATTTTCATTGAAGTTTTCACCTTCATGTCACTCAACAGGGTATCGGAAATGGATTACCATTAGGAGCAGTTGTAACAACGCCAGAAATAGCACAAGTAATGGCCCAAAAAATTCAGTTTAACACTTTTGGCGGGAATCCTGTATGCTCTTCCGGTGGCCTTGCAGTGCTTAATGTCATTGACAAGGAGAAGCGTCAGATGCATTGTGCTGATGTCGGCTCCCACTTAATCGAGAGACTGAGAGGTCTTCAGCAAAAACATGAAAGTAACCATTCCTCAAACTTGGCATCTCTAGTTAAACTGTCACATATTCTAAGGTTATAGCCTTTTTGGCATTAATAAAATCATTCTGTGCATCAAAATACTAATAATAATCTagggccctgtttggtagatgccaaAAATTGAactgatctcattttagttaacagtaatcgTATATTAAAGATCTTGATAtctaatacataatgagttcatATTAACAGTGATTATGTATTAATGATCAAtatatctaatacataattatgttaactaaatgagatgaactcatttttaggtatcTACTGAACAGTGCCTAAGCTTGTTGATCTCCACATTGGAGTTCCAATTGATCCCTTTCTAGTAGGTGTTTCATACAACTCTTGGTGTATTTAGTTTCAATATATGCAAACTCAAATTATCTTCTTTCAGCTCTGTTGAATATTCATAAGATTAAACGTCACAGGGATGGATGCCATTCATTTTTATCCTCTTCATCTTTCGCCTTGTAAATCTCTTTACAACTTGGTTGTGGATAGAGCTGAGCATTCCACAAACTGCTTTTTGaggaaataaaattaaaattagttTGTGGAAGAGAGCAAGAAACCAAAATCAGACACTTCACATTCACtagcttttatttttaaatataggTAGCATAGGGACACAAAgctgagacctcaatgttgaaacgctCTGTCTATCAATGAAGCAACTATGCACTATGCACTTTCTAGTGTTAGCCACTACCATTCTCCAAATCAACCAACTTGCAGTTTCATGGCTGCAAGTGCAACAATGCCCTTAGTTCTTTCCCTGAAATGCATTTCTTCCAGGAGTTTGAATAACAATGGTTATTCAGACAGCCATAAGAAGTAACCCTGGTTATATAAAAAAGACAGAAATTCACAGGTGCATAGCAAATACACTCGAGCATTCaaactctctcttataatcaaCGTTGGACCTAATGCTTGTGCATTATATGCACCTCTGGCTGGACCTGTAGTAGAAAATCACTGCCTGTTACATTCTAGAATACCAAAAGGACAAGACGGCCCATTTCAGAGAAACTCTAAAGGGGGTTATTATCTAActcctatatatatatttcaaatacGTCAATCTACCAAGGATCTCTTTCACCCATCAAAAGAGCTAATTCATTTTTGAGTGCATCAAGATATCTCTTTCACCCATCAAGATCTCTTTCttttgtgtttttgttttttggctTTTGTATTCTTTTCTGCCCTTGGCGGCCTCTGAATAAAATCATTACCTTCCATAAAAAAACAAGAAGATATCTCTACTAGTTGTGGGAAGTGGGAACTAATATGGCATTCCTATTTGCAGAATGGATATCTTGATCACTTCCCACATAtcattgattttttctttttcttttttcaatccttttttcCACAGTCATAGGAGATGTGAGGGGCAGGGGATTAATGGTGGGGATAGAACTCGTGACAGATAGGAAAGAGAAGACGCCTGCTAAGGCTGAAACTGCAGTTTTATTTGAGAAACTGAAAGGTAACAGCACCAACTCACAGTTTTCTCATTTGAGCTTGTTCTCTCTTATGTCATCCCGCTAAGACACATTATTTCTGGGTTTAAGATCTGGGAGTATTAGTTGGCAAAGGAGGCCTGCATGGAAATGTTTTCAGAATAAAACCACCTATGTGTTTCACCAAAGACGATgccggtactctctctctctctctctctctccacttagAACATCAGCAGCTGCGCTCAGATTTGTCTGATTGACATGGCACATTCACGGGGAAGCTAAGGAGTTGTCTTTGTCAACACAAAATGCTATTTGAGTGTGACTTTTATTTCTTTACATGCAGATTTCCTTGTAGACGCGTTGGACTATGCCATCTCAGGGATGTGATGATCAGCCTACTGGGAGTAATGGGACTAGTTCTTCAGATTTGTGGGCACAGAATCCAACAGAGGAGAATGGATCGTTGGAAATAAAATACATCTGTTCACATCTCAACCACAGTGCTTTCACCAGTAACATGATAAATCCGGCCATGCCTTGTTTTCCCCcaagaagtaaaaaagaaagtaGATGTGGTTTAGGATGGTGTGAACAGGTGAAATGAATGATGGGCCTGCTTGCTGAGGATACGGTTTCAAGCATAAATGCCATGCTTGACCATGTTTTGTGATCATTTGAGTCAACTCTGTCTTGGTTGGACCTGGCCTGGTTCCCCCCACCCTCATCTCGGGTAGGTAGTGACTCAACTCAAGGCTGAATGAGTTGGGGGTAGTCTCCAAGTCTTAAATCGATGGAAGGACATGAACTCAGATGTGATATCGTGATGAAGTCATCTTTGTTACATGGCTGTATGGTCCATGAATCTGTACAGCGTACCTGGTCGGACATAAACCAGTTATATGCTCCAAGCCATCTAAGATCCTTTCTGTTTGAAGGATGTTGATCAAACAACTAGGATTGCCTGATCAGTATGGTCCTACTATGAGCCGCTCATAGTAAGTCTCACCAGGTGGATGATAAGGATTTTCTGAGTATATAGCCACATGTATGAACCAAGTACCCTGTGCACATTGGGGTGCTTGACCGATGAGAGCACAACTGGGTGAACATTTGCCTAGTGAGAGAATCCAGGCTTCCATTCAAGCAGGAGTACCATAACATTTGCCTAGTTCCCGACTATGTTTTaaaccttgcccacaccactaaTGTTTATTAATGCTCAAGCCTGTGGGCGGCCTGAATTATAAAACATGAACCACCATTTTTTTAGGTGTTTAAATCAAAAGCATGTCATGACTAATTCAAAACGGATGCATTTTTACCTTCCTACATAAAGACTTGCATAAAGGCATACAACTGGTGTTGCCATGAGGACCACGAGGTCTGCAGCCTTCAAAACATGCAGGGACAACTGAGGTGGATTTTGATAGAATTAAAGTGCACCAGAATCCTCTATAACTGTTTTATGCAGTGCATAAAACGGAAGCCGATTGCGTGGTGTGCTACACCTCAGTGGTctgttgacgtcaccaatttttgtgggccccacaatgatgtatgggttatatccacactgtccatccgttttacaagGCCATTTAGGGCAAtggcccaaaaacgaagcagattcaAGGCTCAATGGAACCACACTTGTAGAAGCAGTGGGGATccaacgcctaccattgaaaattcctTAGGGGCCaccggagttttggatcaagctaatatttgtattttacctccatccaggtttgtgtgaccttatgaacaggtttgatagcAAATAAGCGTAATAGTGTgctctaggaaagtttcaatggtgtgcatgattgtccccactgttttttgtggtgtggtccatttgagctttggatcagcctcgtttttgggtccatgcccttaaatgatcttgcaaaatggatggacggtgtggatataacacatacatataaaGTTAAGATGAGAGTTGTCACCTCATGCGCGCAGTTGATTTGAACATGTTGTGCCCCACGGAGGTTGGGTGTTATAGGTAGACATTCCGCTCCAATTAAAGTTGGGTGGAGATATGCTTTTCAGATCACTGCAATCCAATgaaattataaataataataattagttaGGTACCATCCATAGTATATGAGATAGTGTTGTTACAATTAACTGGTGACAAGAATAGCTTCAGAGACGAGGATACTGAGATGAGTTACGAAGACTACAATGATAGAATTAAGGATGAGGATAACCATTGAGAGACGAGGATACTGAGATGAGTTGCGAAGACTAAGAATGATAGAATTGAGGACGAGGATAACCATTGAGATAAGCTCTGCTACATGCGAAGGGTGGAGACCGGCCTTGATGCAGTAAAGATAGCACTAGAAGGTGGAGGGACTCGAGAAAATTAATATGACTAGTTACGCCAAACCCCAAATAATCAGGGCATGGCTATGACGACGGATGATTAGTTATCATAATCAATCACCTTCTCCCATGTGTGCTCATCAACCTACTCAAACAGTGGACACAAACGATCAATCTTAACAGTACATCATTTCTGCCTAATGGAGTCTGTTATGGTGATCCTATTGCCAccgtgtttttcttttttttcccttccaaCGAGATCTGCTTCTTTGAAAACAGGAGGAATTCTTAATTAGATCCTGCTACTTTGAAAACTGGTGGTGTAGCAGTTTAAGGGATTGGTACACTTGGCCGTCCTACCGAATACTACTGTCTAAATTGattgggaaaaaaataataataataaagggcaACTGATACGGCCCGTGCTTCACGAGTGGGGACTAGTGCCTGATACAGTATGGGGGAAGAGCCACCTCCTAGTGGACACAATTCACTGAGCTTTTGAAGGGAAATCAGACTAAATAATTTATTATTTGATAACAACCATATACATAAGAAAGTAGCGGACCACTATTAGAATTGGGCTTTAGATATTGATGATAATGAAATACACAGGAAAGTGCATGACTGATCCAAAATTTGGTTATCCCAAAGAAAGCAACAAAATAACCATGATTAATCACTGCATCACCAGCAGAAAGGATTTTGAAAggcttttcattttcttcatttatagGTACCACTAAAATTCAATGTAAGACCTCAACATTTAACTGCTTCAAACTTGAAAATCGTATATAATCAGCAATCTCTTAGATGGAGCACATCTTAAACATCATATAAGCATCATCTTAGTCTTGCTAAAGTAATTTTGGGCTGGCTTTTAAATGGTAAATTGCCAAATGTTTTCACGCTCAGCTGCCCACCAGACATCAACCCAACCTCATCTTTTACTAAGGCTCTACAACCAGAGCCATGGCACAGGAAAGATTGTAAACATCAAGCATAAGGCTCAGCATATGTGATTTATACAACTATCCCCATACAACCCCTTTTAACATTTAATGTGAAAAGTTATGTCCCACAAAACATCTAGCGTGCACTTGCTTTGCATCAAATGAACTGGCACAACAACACATCATAATATACAATATGCACCTCAGGTAAGTgggggaaaataaaataaaaaaagactcGTACAATGGAGCTTTGGGTTTCCCAATGAAATATACATCTTCTAGATGATCACAGCCGGGCCACCTCGAAATTGCCACCAGCTTATATACATTTGATACGCCGTTGACCATTACCAAGGGCCCTTCATAATTAACAGCAGTTCTGAAGCACCACATTGACATCCGAGAAGCTGCAGCGGTTGCATTGCCTAAACTAGGCCGGTTCATGAGGACGAGCAGCCCAGAGGGAACTTAGGGCCCGAAGTCTTTGGAAATAATCACCCAAGGCAAGCAGGCCTCGAGCTGCTTGACGGGGTGTTAGAATGAGATACATCTGCTGCATGGTCTGCTGGCGAAGGTGGTCTGCCTGTTTACGGAAATGCATTCGCAAGTGGTAATAAGTCACGATGAATTTCACAGGCATGTTAAGGTCTAGAAAATTGTTAAGATAGTCAAGCTGACATTCTGATTATATAAAAGAGGCATCATAAAATGCTCGGGTGAAAGTTTGGACACTACCATCCAGGTTTGTTAGATTGTACAAGAGGACTCCATGGTTGACTTATCCAAACATTGACCTTACATGACCATAATCCAAAAATTTCTCAGATGTAGAAGTCCCAACCTTAAATGGGTGACCAACAATTAATGATCAAGATGGAAAATATATTAACTGTTCACACT contains:
- the LOC131232429 gene encoding alanine--glyoxylate aminotransferase 2 homolog 1, mitochondrial isoform X1, which codes for MIFFSLHFRVQLNIVEGKMQYLFDENGKRYLDAFAGIVTVSCGHCHPDVVNAVMEQTKLLQHTTTIYLHHAIAEFAEALASKMPGNLKVVYFVNSGTEANELAMLMARLYSGNLGMIALRNAYHGGSAGTIGLTALNTWKYAIPQGEIHHVVNPDPYRGVFGSDAARYAKDVQDHIDYGSPGKVAGFIAETIQGVGGAVELAPGYLKLVYDIVRKAGGVCIADEVQSGFGRTGSHYWGFETQGVIPDIVTMAKGIGNGLPLGAVVTTPEIAQVMAQKIQFNTFGGNPVCSSGGLAVLNVIDKEKRQMHCADVGSHLIERLRGLQQKHEIIGDVRGRGLMVGIELVTDRKEKTPAKAETAVLFEKLKDLGVLVGKGGLHGNVFRIKPPMCFTKDDADFLVDALDYAISGM
- the LOC131232429 gene encoding alanine--glyoxylate aminotransferase 2 homolog 1, mitochondrial isoform X2; its protein translation is MFLQRNLLKRSFESKERFGWLVCRRFSSVSAPKLPPFDYEPKPYKGLLGDEILQKRKKFLGPSLFYYYQKPLNIVEGKMQYLFDENGKRYLDAFAGIVTVSCGHCHPDVVNAVMEQTKLLQHTTTIYLHHAIAEFAEALASKMPGNLKVVYFVNSGTEANELAMLMARLYSGNLGMIALRNAYHGGSAGTIGLTALNTWKYAIPQGEIHHVVNPDPYRGVFGSDAARYAKDVQDHIDYGSPGKVAGFIAETIQGVGGAVELAPGYLKLVYDIVRKAGGVCIADEVQSGFGRTGSHYWGFETQGVIPDIVTMAKGIGNGLPLGAVVTTPEIAQVMAQKIQFNTFGGNPVCSSGGLAVLNVIDKEKRQMHCADVGSHLIERLRGLQQKHEIIGDVRGRGLMVGIELVTDRKEKTPAKAETAVLFEKLKDLGVLVGKGGLHGNVFRIKPPMCFTKDDADFLVDALDYAISGM